From Pseudomonas poae, the proteins below share one genomic window:
- the lptB gene encoding LPS export ABC transporter ATP-binding protein, which yields MATLKAQHLAKAYKSRQVVRDVSLSIDSGQIVGLLGPNGAGKTTCFYMIVGLVQADQGRVLIDDLDVSHQPMHGRARAGIGYLPQEASIFRKLSVADNIMAILETRKELDRDGRRKELESLLQEFHINHIRDNLGMSLSGGERRRVEIARALATAPKFILLDEPFAGVDPISVGDIKQIIHHLKAKGIGVLITDHNVRETLDICETAYIVNDGQLIAEGDSATILANELVKEVYLGHEFRL from the coding sequence ATGGCAACCCTGAAAGCCCAGCATCTGGCCAAGGCCTATAAAAGCCGTCAGGTCGTGCGCGACGTCAGCCTGTCGATCGACAGCGGCCAGATCGTCGGCTTGCTCGGCCCCAACGGCGCCGGCAAGACCACCTGCTTCTACATGATCGTCGGCCTGGTCCAGGCGGACCAGGGTCGCGTGCTGATCGACGACCTGGACGTCAGCCACCAGCCCATGCACGGCCGCGCCCGTGCCGGTATCGGCTATCTTCCGCAAGAAGCGTCGATCTTCCGCAAACTGTCGGTAGCCGACAACATCATGGCAATCCTCGAGACCCGCAAGGAACTCGACCGTGACGGCCGGCGCAAGGAGCTGGAAAGCCTGCTGCAGGAATTCCACATCAACCACATCCGCGACAACCTCGGCATGAGCTTGTCCGGTGGTGAGCGTCGCCGCGTGGAGATCGCCCGGGCCCTGGCTACCGCACCCAAGTTTATCCTGCTGGACGAACCGTTTGCCGGCGTCGACCCGATCTCGGTCGGCGACATCAAGCAGATCATCCACCACCTCAAGGCCAAGGGCATTGGCGTGCTGATCACCGACCACAACGTCCGTGAGACGCTCGATATCTGCGAAACCGCCTATATCGTGAACGATGGCCAACTGATCGCCGAAGGCGACTCCGCCACCATCCTGGCCAACGAGCTGGTCAAGGAAGTGTACCTGGGTCACGAGTTCCGCCTGTAA
- a CDS encoding RNA polymerase factor sigma-54 has translation MKPSLVLRMGQQLTMTPQLQQAIRLLQLSTLDLQQEIQEALESNPMLERQEEGDDFDNADPLADNIEQKPNPDVQEPSYQETAPTVDNLEEGDWNERIPNELPVDTAWEDVYQTSASSLPSNDDDEWDFTTRTSAGESLQSHLLWQLNLAPMSDTDRLIAVTLIDCINNQGYLDETLEEILEAFDPELDIELDEIEAVLHRIQQFEPAGIGARSLSECLLLQLRQLPAKTPWLAEAQRLVTDYIDLLGSRDYSQLMRRMKLKEDDLRQVIELVQSLNPRPGSQIESSEAEYVVPDVIVRKDNERWLVELNQESVPRLRVNPQYAGFVRRADTSADNTFMRNQLQEARWFIKSLQSRNETLMKVATQIVEHQRGFLEYGDEAMKPLVLHDIAEAVGMHESTISRVTTQKFMHTPRGIYELKYFFSSHVSTSEGGECSSTAIRAIIKKLVAAENQKKPLSDSKIAGLLEAQGIQVARRTVAKYRESLGIAPSSERKRLM, from the coding sequence ATGAAACCATCGCTAGTCCTGAGAATGGGCCAGCAGCTGACGATGACACCGCAGCTGCAACAGGCCATCCGCCTGCTCCAATTGTCGACCCTGGACCTGCAACAGGAAATCCAGGAGGCCCTGGAGTCCAATCCGATGCTCGAACGCCAGGAAGAAGGCGACGACTTCGATAATGCAGACCCGCTGGCCGACAACATAGAGCAAAAACCCAACCCCGACGTGCAGGAACCGTCCTACCAGGAAACCGCCCCCACGGTGGATAACCTTGAGGAAGGCGACTGGAACGAACGCATTCCCAACGAGCTTCCCGTCGACACCGCCTGGGAAGACGTCTACCAGACCAGCGCCAGCAGCCTGCCCAGCAATGATGATGACGAGTGGGACTTCACCACCCGCACCTCCGCCGGCGAGAGCCTGCAGAGCCATCTGCTGTGGCAACTGAACCTTGCGCCGATGTCGGACACCGATCGCCTGATCGCCGTGACCCTGATCGACTGCATCAATAACCAGGGTTATCTGGACGAGACGCTCGAAGAAATTCTGGAAGCCTTCGACCCGGAGCTGGACATCGAGCTGGACGAGATCGAAGCCGTCCTGCACCGCATCCAGCAGTTCGAACCGGCCGGCATCGGCGCGCGCAGCCTCAGCGAATGCCTGTTGCTGCAACTGCGCCAGCTGCCCGCCAAGACCCCTTGGCTCGCCGAAGCCCAGCGCCTGGTCACCGATTACATCGACCTGTTGGGCAGCCGCGACTACAGCCAGCTGATGCGCCGCATGAAGCTCAAGGAAGACGACCTGCGCCAGGTCATCGAACTGGTGCAGAGCCTCAACCCACGCCCAGGCTCACAGATCGAGTCCAGCGAAGCCGAGTACGTGGTGCCTGACGTGATCGTGCGCAAGGACAACGAGCGCTGGCTGGTGGAGCTGAACCAGGAGTCGGTGCCACGCCTGCGGGTCAACCCGCAATATGCCGGTTTTGTACGCCGCGCCGACACCAGCGCCGATAACACCTTCATGCGCAACCAGTTGCAGGAAGCGCGCTGGTTCATCAAGAGCCTGCAAAGCCGTAATGAAACCCTGATGAAAGTGGCCACCCAGATCGTCGAGCACCAGCGCGGCTTCCTGGAATATGGCGACGAAGCGATGAAACCGCTGGTTCTGCACGATATCGCTGAAGCGGTGGGCATGCACGAATCGACGATTTCCCGGGTGACCACGCAAAAATTCATGCATACCCCACGGGGTATATATGAACTGAAATACTTTTTCTCCAGCCATGTAAGCACCTCCGAAGGCGGTGAATGCTCGTCCACGGCGATCCGCGCGATCATCAAAAAACTGGTTGCCGCGGAAAATCAGAAAAAGCCGTTGAGTGACAGCAAGATCGCTGGTTTACTGGAGGCACAAGGCATTCAGGTCGCCCGTCGAACCGTCGCCAAGTACCGCGAGTCCCTCGGGATCGCGCCTTCCAGCGAGCGTAAGCGTTTGATGTGA
- the raiA gene encoding ribosome-associated translation inhibitor RaiA has product MQVNISGHQLEVTKPLREYTESKLNKLAGHFDKITNVQVIMEVDKLKQKIEATLHVPNAKLVANAEHEDMYAAIDSLYDKLDRQLIKHKEKNLHLMQGTGR; this is encoded by the coding sequence ATGCAAGTCAACATCAGTGGACACCAGCTGGAAGTCACCAAACCCCTGCGTGAGTACACCGAGAGCAAGCTGAACAAGCTTGCGGGGCATTTTGACAAGATCACCAACGTGCAGGTCATCATGGAGGTCGATAAGCTCAAGCAGAAAATCGAGGCCACCCTGCACGTACCGAATGCGAAGCTCGTCGCCAATGCGGAGCATGAAGATATGTACGCAGCGATTGACTCACTCTACGACAAGCTGGACCGCCAACTCATAAAGCATAAGGAAAAGAATCTGCACCTGATGCAAGGTACAGGTCGTTAA
- the ptsN gene encoding PTS IIA-like nitrogen regulatory protein PtsN — translation MIRLETILTPGRSLVNVPGGSKKKALEQIAKLISHEVPELDEQVVYESLIAREKLGSTGFGNGIAIPHCRLQGCESPVSALLHMEKPIDFDAIDGAPVDLLFVLLVPQAATDAHLELLRQIASMLDRKEVRDKLRSASSNEALYQVVLDEQNGQ, via the coding sequence ATGATCCGACTTGAAACCATCCTGACCCCCGGCCGTTCACTTGTGAACGTGCCGGGCGGCAGCAAAAAGAAAGCCCTCGAACAAATTGCCAAGCTGATCAGCCACGAAGTGCCTGAACTGGATGAGCAAGTTGTTTATGAGTCGCTGATTGCCCGTGAAAAACTGGGTTCGACCGGTTTTGGTAACGGCATCGCCATTCCTCACTGCCGCCTGCAAGGGTGCGAGTCCCCTGTCAGCGCCCTGCTGCACATGGAAAAACCTATCGATTTCGACGCCATCGACGGCGCCCCGGTCGACCTGCTGTTTGTATTGCTGGTCCCCCAGGCCGCTACCGATGCGCACCTGGAACTGCTTCGGCAGATCGCCAGCATGCTCGACCGCAAGGAAGTACGCGACAAACTGCGCAGCGCCAGCAGCAATGAGGCGTTGTACCAGGTTGTCCTGGATGAACAAAACGGGCAGTAA
- the rapZ gene encoding RNase adapter RapZ: MRLIIVSGRSGSGKSTALNVLEDNGFYCIDNLPAGLLPELAERALIHTELAQPLVAVSIDARNLPSHLERFPQLLEEVRAKHIHCDVLYLDADEETLLKRFSETRRRHPLSSPHRSLAEAIEDETKLLGPIIDLADLKINTTGLNLYQLRDAIKLRLLNQPEPGTAFLVESFGFKRGMPVDADLVFDVRCLPNPYWKPELRDQSGLDQPVAEYLAAQPDVEEMFQDISSYLLKWLPRFAASNRAYVTIAIGCTGGHHRSVYLTERLGRVLQQTLKNVQVRHRDLS; encoded by the coding sequence ATGCGTTTGATCATCGTCAGCGGCCGTTCCGGCTCGGGTAAAAGCACCGCCCTCAATGTTCTTGAGGACAACGGTTTCTATTGCATCGACAACCTGCCGGCCGGCCTTCTGCCGGAATTGGCGGAGCGTGCGCTGATTCACACCGAACTGGCGCAACCTCTGGTCGCCGTTTCAATTGATGCCCGCAACCTGCCCAGCCACCTTGAGCGCTTCCCGCAACTGCTTGAGGAAGTGCGGGCCAAGCACATTCATTGCGACGTGCTGTACCTGGATGCCGACGAAGAGACCCTGCTCAAGCGGTTCTCCGAGACCCGCCGACGCCACCCTCTCAGCAGCCCGCATCGCTCACTGGCCGAAGCCATCGAAGACGAGACCAAGCTGCTGGGGCCGATCATTGACCTCGCCGACCTCAAGATCAACACCACGGGCCTGAACCTGTACCAACTGCGCGATGCCATCAAGCTGCGCCTGCTGAACCAGCCGGAGCCCGGCACGGCATTTCTGGTGGAGTCCTTCGGCTTCAAGCGCGGCATGCCGGTGGATGCCGACCTGGTATTCGATGTGCGTTGCCTGCCCAACCCTTACTGGAAGCCGGAATTGCGTGACCAGTCCGGGCTGGATCAGCCTGTGGCCGAATACCTGGCCGCGCAGCCGGATGTTGAAGAGATGTTCCAGGATATCTCCAGCTACCTGCTCAAATGGCTGCCGCGCTTTGCCGCGAGCAATCGGGCCTATGTCACCATTGCCATCGGCTGCACCGGCGGCCACCACCGCTCCGTCTACCTGACGGAGCGCCTGGGCCGGGTGCTGCAACAAACCCTCAAGAACGTCCAGGTTCGCCACCGCGACCTTAGCTGA
- a CDS encoding HPr family phosphocarrier protein: MPALEIEIINKLGLHARASAKFVGVAGQFPCQIRAGRTPESMVDGKSIMAMMMLAAGKGTKIHLKTEGEQEQEAMDALVALINNYFDEGE; the protein is encoded by the coding sequence ATGCCCGCTCTGGAAATTGAAATCATCAACAAGCTGGGCCTGCACGCCCGCGCCTCGGCCAAGTTCGTCGGCGTGGCAGGGCAGTTCCCCTGCCAGATCCGCGCAGGGCGCACTCCGGAGTCCATGGTCGATGGCAAGAGCATCATGGCCATGATGATGCTGGCCGCCGGCAAGGGCACCAAGATTCACTTGAAGACCGAAGGTGAGCAAGAGCAGGAAGCGATGGACGCCCTGGTGGCGTTGATCAACAACTATTTTGATGAGGGTGAGTAA
- a CDS encoding ZIP family metal transporter: MGTETLAISSGRMFRYAFGSLLLLAGTALLVAHGLAWLDLEPRILRALQGGSICALGTALGAVPVLVIRRMPVALSDTLLGFGAGVMLAATAFSLIVPGIAAAEGLGLSPWGASGLISFGIMLGAFGLYLVDRKVSGASPEMLVGTPDKPVIPPRIWLFVFAIIAHNIPEGMAVGVSAGGGMPDADSLAMGIALQDVPEGLVIALVLAGAGMSRVKAFLIGAASGLVEPVFAVLCAWLVSLAEVLLPLGLALAAGAMLLVVTHEVIPESRRNGHEKLASLGLCIGFCLMMVMDTALG, from the coding sequence ATGGGCACTGAAACACTGGCGATCAGCAGCGGGCGAATGTTTCGTTATGCGTTTGGCTCGCTGCTGCTATTGGCAGGGACTGCATTGCTGGTGGCCCATGGGCTGGCCTGGCTGGACCTTGAACCGCGCATTTTGCGAGCCTTGCAGGGCGGCTCGATCTGCGCGCTCGGTACGGCGCTCGGCGCGGTTCCGGTGTTGGTGATCAGGCGGATGCCAGTGGCGTTGAGCGATACGCTGCTGGGCTTTGGTGCCGGGGTGATGCTGGCGGCCACGGCGTTTTCGCTGATTGTACCGGGCATCGCCGCCGCTGAAGGCTTGGGGCTCTCGCCTTGGGGCGCCAGTGGCTTGATCAGTTTCGGCATCATGCTGGGTGCTTTCGGGCTGTATCTGGTTGACCGCAAGGTCTCCGGTGCGAGCCCGGAAATGCTGGTGGGTACCCCGGATAAACCGGTAATCCCGCCGCGCATCTGGCTATTTGTGTTTGCCATCATTGCCCACAATATCCCCGAAGGCATGGCTGTAGGTGTTTCCGCCGGCGGCGGCATGCCGGATGCCGACAGCCTGGCCATGGGCATTGCCTTGCAGGATGTGCCCGAGGGGCTGGTCATTGCGCTGGTGTTGGCCGGGGCGGGAATGTCTCGGGTCAAAGCCTTCCTGATCGGAGCCGCATCAGGGTTGGTAGAGCCGGTATTCGCCGTGCTTTGCGCCTGGCTGGTGAGCCTGGCTGAGGTGCTGTTGCCCTTGGGGCTGGCGCTGGCGGCGGGTGCGATGCTGTTGGTGGTGACCCACGAAGTGATCCCGGAGTCGCGGCGCAATGGCCACGAAAAGCTTGCCAGCCTGGGGCTGTGCATCGGGTTTTGTTTAATGATGGTGATGGATACGGCATTGGGGTGA
- a CDS encoding superoxide dismutase translates to MSYTLPALPYAYDALEPHIDAQTMEIHYTKHHQTYINNLNAAVEGTEFAGWPVEKLVSSVQQLPEKLRAAVINQGGGHANHSLFWAVMSPKGGGKPEGALGKAIDEQLGGFDSFKEAFTKAALTRFGSGWAWLSVTPQKTLVVESSGNQDSPLMNGNTPILGLDVWEHAYYLLYQNRRPEYINAFYSVINWPEVAARYQAALA, encoded by the coding sequence ATGTCCTACACCTTGCCTGCCTTGCCTTATGCCTACGATGCCCTGGAGCCGCATATCGATGCGCAAACCATGGAGATTCACTACACCAAGCACCACCAGACCTACATCAACAACCTCAATGCTGCGGTTGAAGGCACGGAGTTCGCGGGCTGGCCGGTAGAGAAACTGGTGTCCAGCGTGCAGCAACTGCCGGAAAAACTGCGGGCGGCGGTGATCAACCAGGGCGGCGGCCACGCCAACCATTCGTTGTTCTGGGCCGTGATGTCACCAAAAGGCGGCGGCAAGCCAGAAGGCGCACTGGGCAAAGCCATCGACGAGCAGTTGGGCGGTTTCGATAGCTTCAAGGAGGCGTTCACCAAGGCCGCCTTGACCCGTTTCGGCAGCGGCTGGGCGTGGCTGAGCGTAACCCCGCAAAAGACGCTGGTCGTGGAAAGCAGTGGTAACCAGGACAGCCCTTTGATGAACGGCAACACGCCGATCCTGGGCCTGGACGTCTGGGAGCACGCCTATTACCTGCTGTACCAGAACCGTCGCCCGGAATACATCAACGCCTTCTACAGTGTCATCAATTGGCCGGAAGTCGCCGCACGCTATCAGGCTGCTTTGGCCTGA
- a CDS encoding class II fumarate hydratase, with product MSNTRIERDSMGELQVPAEALYGAQTQRAVNNFPISNQRMPAQFIRALILAKAAAAKVNVDLKQISEGQGKAIVDAAQGLLEGDYMQHFPVDIFQTGSGTSSNMNANEVIATLASRLLGEAVNPNDHVNCGQSSNDIIPTTIHVSAALVMHEQTLPALLHLVQVIEQKAEEVHPFIKTGRTHLMDAMPVRMSQVLNGWAQQLKANIGHLQDLLPSLQALAQGGTAVGTGINAHAEFSARFSLQLSHLTGVKFTPGKNLFALIGSQDTAVAVSGQLKATAVSLMKIANDLRWMNSGPLAGLGEIELEGLQPGSSIMPGKVNPVIPEATAMVAAQVIGNDSVITIAGQSGNFELNVMLPIIAQNLLSSLELLANSSRLLADKAIASFKVNEAKLKEALSRNPILVTALNPIIGYQKAAEIAKKAYQQGRPVIDVALEHTDLPRSQLEVLLDPEKLTAGGV from the coding sequence ATGAGTAACACCCGTATCGAACGCGACAGCATGGGCGAACTGCAAGTGCCAGCCGAGGCCCTGTACGGTGCGCAGACCCAGCGTGCGGTGAACAACTTCCCGATCAGCAATCAGCGCATGCCGGCGCAATTCATTCGCGCCCTGATCCTGGCCAAGGCCGCCGCCGCGAAGGTTAACGTCGACCTCAAGCAGATCAGCGAAGGGCAGGGCAAGGCGATTGTCGATGCCGCCCAAGGCCTGCTGGAAGGCGATTACATGCAGCACTTCCCGGTGGATATCTTCCAGACCGGTTCCGGCACCAGTTCCAACATGAACGCCAACGAAGTGATTGCGACCCTGGCCAGTCGCTTGCTGGGCGAGGCGGTCAACCCTAATGACCATGTGAACTGTGGCCAAAGCAGCAATGACATCATCCCGACCACCATCCACGTCAGCGCAGCCTTGGTGATGCATGAGCAGACCTTGCCGGCGCTGCTGCATCTGGTGCAGGTGATCGAGCAGAAGGCCGAAGAGGTTCATCCGTTCATCAAGACCGGGCGCACTCACCTGATGGATGCGATGCCGGTGCGCATGAGCCAGGTGCTCAATGGCTGGGCGCAGCAGCTCAAGGCCAATATCGGGCACTTGCAGGACCTGCTGCCGAGCCTGCAGGCACTGGCTCAGGGCGGTACGGCCGTGGGGACCGGGATCAATGCGCATGCGGAATTTTCCGCACGTTTCAGCCTGCAGTTGAGCCACCTGACCGGCGTGAAATTCACCCCGGGCAAGAACCTGTTCGCCCTGATCGGCTCCCAGGACACCGCCGTTGCGGTCTCCGGTCAACTCAAAGCCACTGCCGTGTCGTTGATGAAAATCGCCAACGACCTGCGCTGGATGAACTCCGGTCCGCTCGCAGGCCTGGGTGAAATCGAGCTGGAGGGCCTGCAGCCAGGTTCGTCGATCATGCCGGGCAAGGTCAACCCGGTGATTCCGGAAGCCACAGCCATGGTCGCCGCCCAAGTCATCGGCAATGACAGCGTGATCACCATTGCCGGCCAGTCGGGCAATTTCGAGCTGAACGTGATGCTGCCGATCATCGCCCAGAACCTGCTCAGCAGCCTTGAATTGCTGGCCAACTCCAGCCGCCTACTGGCCGACAAGGCCATCGCCAGCTTCAAGGTCAACGAGGCCAAGCTCAAGGAAGCGCTGTCGCGCAACCCGATCCTGGTCACCGCACTCAACCCGATCATTGGTTACCAAAAGGCCGCTGAAATCGCCAAGAAGGCTTATCAGCAAGGCCGCCCGGTGATTGATGTCGCCCTCGAGCACACCGACTTGCCGCGCAGCCAACTGGAGGTCCTGCTGGACCCGGAAAAGCTCACGGCCGGCGGCGTGTAA
- a CDS encoding FagA protein: protein MSSVLHEDPYLESWRWMSRQIRCGLDPNEPRLIEHYLNEGRYLACCTATHPWTIAETSFRLLIDTASDIALPWHWRSICLDQAWRPLRDLEKLSHCACRLKRWQTFAWQLATCELLPSISHSDLVQGSNDE, encoded by the coding sequence ATGAGTTCTGTCCTGCATGAGGATCCTTACCTGGAGAGCTGGCGCTGGATGAGTCGTCAGATTCGCTGTGGCCTTGATCCCAATGAGCCTCGCCTGATCGAACATTACCTCAACGAGGGGCGCTACCTGGCGTGTTGTACCGCCACCCATCCGTGGACGATCGCCGAAACGTCATTCCGCCTGCTGATCGACACCGCCAGCGATATCGCGCTGCCGTGGCACTGGCGCTCCATCTGTCTGGACCAGGCCTGGCGCCCGCTGCGCGACCTGGAAAAACTCTCTCACTGTGCCTGCCGCCTCAAGCGCTGGCAGACCTTTGCCTGGCAATTGGCGACCTGCGAATTGCTGCCGTCTATTTCTCACTCCGACCTGGTGCAAGGATCTAACGATGAGTAA
- the pmbA gene encoding metalloprotease PmbA, with amino-acid sequence MSAAQSVGPQALPALQEQVEQILAEAKRQGASACEVAVSLEQGLSTSVRQREVETVEFNRDQGFGITLYVGQRKGSASTSASGPEAIRETVAAALAIAKHTSEDESSGLADKALMAKDLKDFDLFHAWDITPEQAIEQALTCEAAAFDADPRIKNADGTTLSTHQGCRVYGNSHGFIGGYASTRHSLSCVMIAEADGQMQRDYWYDVSRQGELLADPVSIGQRAAQRAASRLGARPVPTCEVPVLFSAELAGGLFGSFLGAISGGNLYRKSSFLEGAIGQKLFPEWLTIDERPHLMRAMGSSAFDGDGLATYAKPFVEKGELVSYVLGTYAGRKLGLPSTANAGGVHNLFVTHGDEDQAALLRRMGRGLLVTELMGHGLNMVTGDYSRGAAGFWVENGEIQFAVQEVTIAGNMRDMFKQIVAVGNDLELRSNIRTGSVLIERMTVAGS; translated from the coding sequence ATGAGTGCAGCCCAAAGCGTCGGTCCGCAAGCGTTACCGGCACTGCAGGAACAAGTCGAGCAGATCCTTGCCGAGGCCAAGCGCCAGGGGGCCAGTGCCTGCGAGGTGGCTGTGTCGCTGGAGCAGGGGCTGTCGACTTCGGTGCGTCAGCGGGAAGTGGAAACCGTTGAATTCAACCGTGACCAGGGGTTTGGCATCACCTTGTACGTGGGGCAGCGCAAAGGCTCGGCCAGCACCTCGGCCAGCGGCCCGGAAGCAATTCGCGAAACGGTCGCCGCCGCCTTGGCGATTGCCAAGCACACCTCCGAGGATGAAAGCTCGGGCCTGGCCGACAAAGCGCTGATGGCCAAGGACCTGAAGGACTTTGATCTGTTCCACGCCTGGGACATTACGCCTGAGCAGGCCATCGAACAGGCGCTGACCTGTGAAGCGGCGGCGTTCGACGCCGATCCGCGCATCAAGAACGCTGATGGCACCACGTTGAGCACTCATCAAGGTTGCCGCGTATACGGCAATAGCCATGGTTTTATCGGCGGTTATGCGTCCACTCGTCATAGCTTGAGCTGCGTGATGATCGCCGAAGCCGATGGCCAGATGCAGCGTGACTACTGGTACGACGTGAGCCGCCAAGGCGAATTGCTGGCGGACCCGGTCAGCATCGGCCAGCGTGCTGCGCAACGCGCCGCGAGCCGGTTGGGCGCGCGTCCGGTGCCGACGTGCGAAGTGCCGGTGCTGTTTTCGGCCGAGCTGGCCGGTGGCTTGTTCGGCAGCTTTCTGGGGGCGATTTCCGGCGGCAACCTGTACCGCAAATCCTCGTTCCTGGAGGGGGCCATCGGGCAGAAGCTGTTCCCGGAATGGCTGACCATCGACGAGCGTCCGCACTTGATGCGGGCCATGGGCAGCTCGGCGTTCGACGGTGATGGCCTGGCCACCTATGCCAAACCGTTCGTCGAGAAAGGCGAGTTGGTGTCCTACGTACTGGGCACTTACGCCGGTCGCAAGCTTGGCCTGCCAAGCACCGCTAATGCCGGCGGCGTGCATAACCTGTTCGTGACCCATGGCGATGAAGACCAGGCCGCGTTGTTGCGGCGTATGGGGCGTGGCCTGCTGGTGACCGAATTGATGGGCCACGGCCTGAACATGGTCACGGGCGATTATTCCCGTGGCGCGGCGGGATTTTGGGTGGAGAACGGCGAGATTCAATTCGCGGTTCAGGAAGTTACTATCGCCGGCAATATGCGCGATATGTTCAAGCAGATTGTCGCCGTGGGGAATGACCTGGAACTGCGCAGCAACATTCGCACGGGGTCGGTATTGATCGAGCGGATGACCGTCGCCGGCAGCTGA
- a CDS encoding ribosome-associated protein, translating to MVDSYDDSLDGEKSKTQVKRELHALVDLGERLTTLKKDLIAKLPLTDEMRRALADAPKHTANIARKRHIMFIGKLMRDQDTDAILALLDQTDASTRQYNERFHNLERWRDRLISGDDAVLEKFVLDYPDADRQQLRSLIRQAQHEQAHNKAPATSRKIFKYIRELDETQRGLR from the coding sequence ATGGTTGATTCTTACGACGACTCCCTCGATGGGGAGAAAAGCAAAACCCAGGTCAAACGTGAGCTGCATGCTCTGGTTGACCTCGGCGAGCGCCTTACAACGCTCAAGAAAGACTTGATTGCAAAATTGCCACTGACCGACGAAATGCGCCGGGCGCTTGCGGATGCACCCAAGCACACCGCGAATATCGCGCGTAAACGGCACATCATGTTTATCGGCAAGCTGATGCGCGATCAGGACACTGACGCGATTCTGGCCTTGCTTGATCAAACCGATGCCTCCACTCGCCAGTACAACGAACGCTTCCACAACCTGGAGCGTTGGCGTGACCGCCTGATCTCGGGCGATGACGCGGTGCTGGAGAAATTCGTGCTGGACTACCCGGATGCGGACCGCCAGCAATTGCGCTCCCTGATCCGTCAGGCCCAGCACGAGCAGGCGCATAACAAGGCGCCGGCCACCAGCCGTAAAATCTTCAAGTACATCCGAGAGCTGGACGAGACTCAACGCGGCCTGCGCTGA